In the genome of Deinococcus aetherius, the window CGGACACGAGAGGACGCGATGCCCGGGACCCGGGCAGGGCGTCCTTGGAGAGGACGGCTTACCGCGCTATCCCCTGCGCGGCAAGCCAACTCGCGCTTTCCCCGATCTCCTCGGGCTTGACTTCGAGAATCAGGCGCGGACTTCCCCCGACCTCGCGCAGGGCACGGAACACCGCGCGCCAGTTGATGTCGCCCTGTCCCGGAGCCCAGTGGCGGTCCAACAGGCCGTCGTTGTCTTGGAGGTGCAGGTGCCCCAGCAGTTCTCCCGCCTCCCGAATCCAGTGGTCGGGGCTGGGACCGCCCTTGGGCTGCATCAGGGCGGCGTGGCCCACGTCGATGGACACCCGCACGAACTCACTGTCAAAGGAGCGCACCAGCGCGAGCAGCGGCGCCGGGTTGAGGTCGCGGATGTTCTCGAACACCAGGGTGCAGCCGACGCTGGCCGCGTAGGCGACGACCTCCCCGAGGGTGTCGTGGACGAGGCCGAGCTGTTCGTCGAGCCCAGTGACCTTGGTGTGGGCGACCAAGGGGTGCCCGAAAAAGTCGAAGGGGCTGTGCACCACCATATGCGTCGCGCCAATTTCAGCCCCGAATTCCAGGCCACGGTGCAGGCGGCCAGCCACCACCGCGCGCACCGCCGGGTCGTGCGCCATCACCGTGAGCCCCCAGAACGGGCCGTGGATGCCGACCCGGCCGGGGAAGCCCGCGAGCGATTCCCGTACGCCGCGCGTGTTCTCGCCAGTCGCCGTCGAGAACCAGGTGCGACACCGGGTCTTGCAGCTCCAGGTCGCGCCCCTCCCACAACCAGTCGCGGTGCGCCCCGAGCTGGGAGGCGGGCATGGCCGCGCCCAGCAGGGGCAGGGCGGGGGCCTGGGATTCGGTCCGGGACTCGGGCGCTGCGGTCGTCATGGTTCGCTCCTCACGTAGATGGGGTTCGAGAGCAGCAGCGTGTTCTGCCACTCGCGTCCCCCGAAGAAGTCGCTCTGTGGGGGCCGGGCATACACCTCCACGCGGTAGTAGCCGGGGACCGGGGCGGGGTCCTCGAAGTCCAGCCGCACGGTCTGTTCGCTCGCCGGCAGGTCGAGATGGGTGTGATACAGGCCGTTTTTCATCACGAACACCCGCGCCGGGTACGCCAGTCGGCCCAGTTCGAGCTGCAACCGAACCGGGGCGAGGGGCACTTCCCCGCCCATCTCGGCGCGCACGCCGCCCGCCTCGGCCTCGAACCGCAACTCCGGTCCCAGGGAGACGTAGGCACGACCCGCCAGTAACCCCGCCAGCAGTCCAGTCGGCGTGAGGCTCGCCGCCCCGATCACGGTCACCACTTGCCCGAGACGGTGGCGCCCGGTGTGCGGGTCGTGCGAGTCGGTTCCCGCCACGCCGGTGATGCGGTGCCCCGCGCGCAGCAGGCCGTCCCAGAAGGTCAGCTGAGCGGCGTTGCTCGGACCTTCCAGGTGGTGGTAGATCTCGAAGACGTCGCTCAGGCTCCAGTCGAACTCGTGGTAACGCCAGCCCAGGCTGTTGGAAAAGGCGTGGTTCACGCCGAAGAGCCCGCCCTGCTCGCGCACGGCGCGGGCCACGTCGTTGATGCCCCACTTGCCGCCGGGCTCGTCCACGAAGGGACTGACCCACTCGCGCAGGCCGTGCAGGTTGGCGTGTCCCCGGTGCCCGGTGAGTTCCAGCGAGCGCACCACGGCCAGGTCGGGGCCCGCCTGCCCTTCAATTTCCCCCCAGCCGGCGTGGGTGAAGTGGTCGGTGAGCGCCAGGAAGTCCAGGCCGTACTGGCGCGCCGCGCCCGCGAGGACGCCTGCGGACGCGCGCCCGTCGCTGTGGTGGGTGTGGGCGTGCAGCTCACCGCGGTACCAGCCCGCGCCGGGGCGGCCGTTGACGACCACGGGCTCCGGGAGGGGCGCGGCGGCGACCTCGCCGAAGCCCGCCTCCACCGTGAGCAGGTAGTCGGCCGTCTCCTCGGTGCTCTCCACGTCGATCTGCGCGTGCCAGGTCCCGCTCTCGACTTCTCCCGCCAGCGCGCCGGGAGAAGCGCCGCCGGGGCCGAAGGTCAGTTCGAGCCGGATGTCGCCCACGGCGCCTGGATTCATGCGCGTGCCGCGGTAGCCGTGTGGGCCGAAGACCGACAGGAAGAGCTGGCAGCGCTTTTCCTTGTGAAAACGCAACGTCACCCCGAGGCGCGTCACGCCCACAGGGACCTCGAACTCGTGCTGCACGTAATGCACGCGGGGCAGCGGAGACACCTGCCCGCGCGCCTCGAACAGCGTCTGTGTCGGCTGGATGGCCGTGGTCATGCTGGGGCTCCCTGGAAGAAGGCGCCTTCCTGCCGTAGAGAGAAGGCGCCTGAGCGTTTACCGGGCGTCCTTGAACAGCGGGGCGGTGCGGGTCACGAGGTCTTTCAAGGTCGCCTCGACCGGGGCGTTTTGCAGGAAAATGCGGTCGAGGGACTTGATGATCTCCTGGGTGCCCTGCACGTAGCCGGCCGCCTGGGGGCGCGGGCGGGCGAAGGGCAGTTGGCGGTAGCCCAGGTCGAGCCCCTGCGAGGTCTCCACGTACTGCTTGAAGGCGGGCAGGTTGCTCGTCGTGCGGGTGACCGGCACGTAGTTGCTCTTCTTGATCCAGTTGAACTGCTGCTCGGGCTGCGCCAGCCAGTTGATGAACTGCCACGCCGCGTCCTGCCGGGCCTTGGGAATGTTGCGGCTGATCGCCAGGGTCGCGCCGCCCACCGGCACCGCCTGCCGCTTGTAGTACGGCAGGGGCGCGGTGCCGAACTTGAACGGCACGCTGGCATTGAGGCCGGGGCGACCGGCAACGCTGTCCATGAACATAGCCACTTTGGACGCCGCGAAGTCGGCGCGGGTGTTGGGGTTTTGCAGCACGGCGGTGCCGTCCCGGAAAAAACCGGCCCAGTGCTCGATCACCTCGCGCGCGGCGGGCTGGTCGAGGGCCAGGCGGCCGTCTTTGACCATCTCGCCGCCGTTGCTCCACACCGCGCCCTCCAGCACCCAGGGAAACGACGACAGCGCGATGGCGGGCACGCCGGTCGCGGCCTTGATCCTCTTGGCCGCCTCGCGCAACTCGGGGTAGGTGCGGGGCGGGGCATTCAGGCCGGCCTTTTTCAGCAGGGCGGGGTTGTAGTACAGCACCGGGTTGGAGTTGTTCCAGGGCATCGAGTACACCGCGCCGTCCGGGCGGCTGACCTGGCGGCGAAACACCGGCCAGAAGCTGTCGAAGCTGCTCTTAAAGCCCGGCAGGTTGCGCAGGTTGACGAGTGCGCCTGCCTCGGCGATGCGCGGCACGTAGGCCACCTCCAGGTGCAGCACGTCCGCCGCCGGCTGCCCCGCCGCGATGCCCGCCAGGGCTTTTTGCACCACGCCCTCGTAGTTGTTGCCGAACTCGCCGCGCACCACCACGTCGTCTTGCGAGGCGTTGAACTCCCCGATCATCGACTCGACGGCCTTGCCCAGCTCGCCGCCCAGACCGTACAGAAAGGTGATCTCGGTCTTGGCCGAGGCGCTGGAGCCGAGGAGGAGCACGGTGGAAAGGGCAAACAGGGTGCGCTTCATGGTCTGAACCTCCGGGAGAAGAGGGCGGATAGGGGGCGACTCAGCCTTTGAGGCCCGTCGCGGCGGCGCTTTCGATAAACCACTTCTGGGCGAGGGCGTACACGATCAGGACGGGGGCCACGACGATGACGGTCGCGGCCATGACCACGGGCAGGTTGCTGCCCTCCAGGTTGGAAAACGAAGCGAGGCCCACCTGGACGGTGCGGAACTCGTCGCGGCTGGTGGCGACCAGGGGCCACACCAGGGCGTTCCACGACGCCAGAAAGGTCAGGACGCCCAGGGCGGACAGGGCCGGGGCGTTGACCGGCAGCAGGATGCGAAACAGGAACTGCAAGGGCGTGGCGCCGTCGAGCCGCGCGGCCTCCTCCAGCTCGACCGGCGTGCGCAGGAAGGCCTGCCGCAGCAGGAACACGCCAAAGGCGCTCGCCGCGAACGGCACGATCAGCGCCGGGTACGAGTTCACCCAGCCGAACTCGCGCACGGTGATGAAGTTGGGGATCAGCAGGACGTCGCCGGGAATCATCAGGGTGCCCAGGGCGAACAGAAAGAGGGGCTGCCGACCCGGAAACTGCATCCGCGCGAACGCGTAGGCCGCCAGGGCGCTGGTGAGCACCACCGACACGGTGGTCACGACCGAGACCAGCACCGAGTTGAACAGGTAACGGCCGAAGGGCGCCCCGTTCCAGGCCTCCACGAAGTTCTGCCACACCCAGGTTTCGGGGATCAGCGGCCCGGTGAACACCTCCTTCTGACCCTTGAAGGCGGCGAGCAGCATCCAGGCAAGCGGCATGAGGAACACCAGGGCCACCAGCGCAGACAGGACCTCCTGGCCGAGACGCGCGGCCCTGCGCGAATTCTGTGGTCGAGTCGCTGGCCGCGTCACTGGTAATGCACCCGCCTCTCCGCGACCTTGAGTTGCAGGTAGCCCAGGACGAGCAGCAGCACGAACAGCGCGACCGAAAGCGCGCTCGCGTACCCCATCTGGAAGAACGAGAACGCGTTCTGGTAAATGTAGTACCCCAGCAGATTCGTGCTGCCCGCCGGTCCACCCGCAGTGAGCAGCAAGACCAGGCCGTACGACTGAAAGGTGCCCACCAGCGAGATGAAGAACACGACGACCGTGGTGGGGCCGAGCAGCGGCACGGTGACCCGCCGGGCGATCTGTGCCCGCGACGCGCCGTCGATGGCGGCGGCTTCCTCCAGCTCACGCGGAATGGCCTGCAAGCCCGCCAGGAACAGGACGGCGGGCAGGCCCACCCCTTTCCACACCGCGATCAAGATGACCGACGCGAGGGCCGTCTCCGGGTCGCTGAGCCACCCCAGACCGGGCAGGCCGGCGGCCTCCAGCGTGCGGTTGACCGGACCCGACGACGGGCTGAGCAGGTAGTTCCACACCACGGCCGTCGCCGCGATAGACACCACCACGGGCGTGAACACCGCGCCGCGCAGCAGCCCCTGCATACGGGTTTTGGCGTTCATCAGGAAGGCCGGCGCCATGCCCAGGCCGACTTCCAGCGCCGTCACCCCCAGGGCGAAGACGGCCGTGATGCCGAGGCTCGACCAGAACTCGCGGCTCGCCAGCATGGTGCGGTAGTTCTGGGTGCCCACCCAGTTCGGGGTCGGGCTGAGCATGTCGGCGTCGGTGAAGCTGAGGTAGATCACCCGGGCCAGCGGGTAATACGTGAATACCACGAACACCAGGAGTGCGGGCAACAGGTAGGGGGCCGCCCCAGCCAGACGAGCGGCCGAATGGGAACGCGGGCGAAGACTGGGGCGGGCAGGGAGCGTCTTGACCGTCGTCACTTCCACCTCCGCGGAGACGGTAGAGGCGTGGTATCAGCGGCGTGCAAGTCACCGAACACTGACAACCAGCAAACGAAGACCTGACAGGTGCCGCTAGGTTGTGGCAAGTTGTTGGCGTCCAGGAAGCAGGGCGTCTTAGAAAGGTAGGGGCCTGAACTTCAGGCCCCCTGCTGTACCGTTTCCCGCCAGGTCTTGAACGCAGCTTGTTGATGAAAGCGACGGTGGCGAGCGGGAACAGTGGAGCGAGCAGGGTGGTGAAGGTGCGTGATTCGAGCGTGCAGGTCGAGAAAGCCTTGTGCCCGTCGTCGTGATCGGAATCCTCGCTGCTGACGTTCCTGCCGTCGTGTAGGGCGATGGGACTGCTCCACCAGGTTGTTACAACGGGCGGTAGAGACCACCTGGACGTGCTCCACCCCGTGGAGCACGGGAAGCTCGCGCAGGGCCGCGCCAGAGCTCCAGAGCTTATCGGTGTGGATGACCTCTGGGGTGTCGTATTCCCCCAGCAGGCGCTGAAAGAACGACCTGGCAGCCTCGGTATCGCGGTGTTGCTGAAGGAAGACGTCCAGCACAGCACCGTGTTCATCGACCGCCCGCCACAACCAGTGGGTGACGCCCCCGACATCCACGCACATCTCATCGAGGTACCACCGGGAGCCGCGCCGCGGTTCCCGGTGGCGGAGGTTCTGGGCAAAAAGGTTGCTGAACTTGATGCACCAGGTCCGGATGGACTCGCGGGTGACGGCGATGCCCCGCTCCAGCAGGAGTTCTTCGACGTCCCGGTAGCTGAGGGTAAACCGGTGGTACAACTCTTGCGGCATAGCCGATCACTGCCAGGGGGAATCGGTATCCACGGAGCTTCTGACCGCTCAGCACCGCGCCGCCCTACCCCAACAACTTGCCACAACCGTTTTCCCCTGAGCGTCATCGGCTACGCCTTGCGGCTCTACCACCGCTTCCCCCTCAGCCAGCGTGATGTCCAAGAGTTGCTGCAAGGGCGCGGCATCGTGGTCAGTCACGAGACCCTGCGGCAGTGGAATAGGAAGTTTGTTCCGCTCCTGACAGAAGAACTGCGCCAGCGGGAACCCCGCCGGGGTTCTCGGTGACATCTGGACGAGATGTGGATACTGTCGGCCAATTCATCGGTGGGGGCAGACTCTGCACATGTCCCTAAAAATCCAGCCCCTGGTGCCCATCCCTGAAGAAACAGCTCGGGTGGCCCAGCTCGCCTTCCCCAAGGGCACTGTGGCAACGAAGCTGAGGGATGCCTTCCAGCAGCTGTATCAGGATGAATCATTCCAGACCCTGTATTCGCGGCGAGGCCCACCTGCGTTCTCTCCCTGGCGGCTAGCGCTGGTCACGGTGCTGCAGTTCATGGAAAATTTGAGTGATCGTCAAGCGGCAGACGCGGTTCGGGGACGGATCGACTGGAAATAGGCGCTGGCCTTGGAATTGACGGATCCCGGATTCCACTTCAGCGTGCTGTCCGAATTTCGCAGCCGTCTCGTGGGCAGCAGCGCACACGCGCTGCTGCTCGACTTGATGGTGGAGCGGTTTCGAGCAGAACAGCTGCTCAAGGCGCGAGGAAAGCAACGAACCGACTCGACCCACGTCCTGGCGGCAGGACGCGAAATTCATTTGACGGAACTGGTCGCCGAAACGTTGCGGGCGGCGTTAAACGACCTGGCCACCGTGGTGCCGGGCTGGTTGCGGGGCGTAACTCCGCTGGCCTGGTTCGACCGGTATTCATGGCGGAGTGAAGAAAAACACCTGCCGCACACCCTGCCGGCCCGCACGACCTATCTTGTTCAGGTGGGTCAGGACGGATTTGCTTTGCTGGACGCAATTCAGACTCACGCTGCTGGGGAGTCGATGACGGTCCTGGGTGAACGTCCTGCAGTGCGAATTCTCCGCCAGGTGTGGGAGCACCACTTTGAACGGCAAGCCACCGCTTGCCGTGGGAAGGAGCCTGGGGAATGGCTACCAACCGGTGAGCGCGTGCATTCCCCTTACGCTCCTGAAGCCCATTTCAGCGACAAGCGGGGCGTGAAATGGCTGGGCTACAAAGTGCACTACACCGAAACTTGCGATCAGAACGACGTCCACCTGATCGTCGACAGCGATACGTGCTCTGCCGAAATCCCTGATGTCGCCAGTACGCGGACCATTCAACGCAAGCTCATCAAGAAAAACCTGTGTCCACAGGAGCACCTGGTAGATGCCGGGTAGACCGACGCTGAACTGCTCGTGACCAGTCAGCAAGAGCAGATCACCTGAATTGGCCCACTGAGGGTCAACAGCAGTTGGCAAGCCAAGGCCGGTCAAGGCGATGAC includes:
- a CDS encoding sugar phosphate isomerase/epimerase family protein, translated to MAHDPAVRAVVAGRLHRGLEFGAEIGATHMVVHSPFDFFGHPLVAHTKVTGLDEQLGLVHDTLGEVVAYAASVGCTLVFENIRDLNPAPLLALVRSFDSEFVRVSIDVGHAALMQPKGGPSPDHWIREAGELLGHLHLQDNDGLLDRHWAPGQGDINWRAVFRALREVGGSPRLILEVKPEEIGESASWLAAQGIAR
- a CDS encoding CehA/McbA family metallohydrolase, translated to MTTAIQPTQTLFEARGQVSPLPRVHYVQHEFEVPVGVTRLGVTLRFHKEKRCQLFLSVFGPHGYRGTRMNPGAVGDIRLELTFGPGGASPGALAGEVESGTWHAQIDVESTEETADYLLTVEAGFGEVAAAPLPEPVVVNGRPGAGWYRGELHAHTHHSDGRASAGVLAGAARQYGLDFLALTDHFTHAGWGEIEGQAGPDLAVVRSLELTGHRGHANLHGLREWVSPFVDEPGGKWGINDVARAVREQGGLFGVNHAFSNSLGWRYHEFDWSLSDVFEIYHHLEGPSNAAQLTFWDGLLRAGHRITGVAGTDSHDPHTGRHRLGQVVTVIGAASLTPTGLLAGLLAGRAYVSLGPELRFEAEAGGVRAEMGGEVPLAPVRLQLELGRLAYPARVFVMKNGLYHTHLDLPASEQTVRLDFEDPAPVPGYYRVEVYARPPQSDFFGGREWQNTLLLSNPIYVRSEP
- a CDS encoding ABC transporter substrate-binding protein produces the protein MKRTLFALSTVLLLGSSASAKTEITFLYGLGGELGKAVESMIGEFNASQDDVVVRGEFGNNYEGVVQKALAGIAAGQPAADVLHLEVAYVPRIAEAGALVNLRNLPGFKSSFDSFWPVFRRQVSRPDGAVYSMPWNNSNPVLYYNPALLKKAGLNAPPRTYPELREAAKRIKAATGVPAIALSSFPWVLEGAVWSNGGEMVKDGRLALDQPAAREVIEHWAGFFRDGTAVLQNPNTRADFAASKVAMFMDSVAGRPGLNASVPFKFGTAPLPYYKRQAVPVGGATLAISRNIPKARQDAAWQFINWLAQPEQQFNWIKKSNYVPVTRTTSNLPAFKQYVETSQGLDLGYRQLPFARPRPQAAGYVQGTQEIIKSLDRIFLQNAPVEATLKDLVTRTAPLFKDAR
- a CDS encoding carbohydrate ABC transporter permease codes for the protein MALVFLMPLAWMLLAAFKGQKEVFTGPLIPETWVWQNFVEAWNGAPFGRYLFNSVLVSVVTTVSVVLTSALAAYAFARMQFPGRQPLFLFALGTLMIPGDVLLIPNFITVREFGWVNSYPALIVPFAASAFGVFLLRQAFLRTPVELEEAARLDGATPLQFLFRILLPVNAPALSALGVLTFLASWNALVWPLVATSRDEFRTVQVGLASFSNLEGSNLPVVMAATVIVVAPVLIVYALAQKWFIESAAATGLKG
- a CDS encoding carbohydrate ABC transporter permease, whose amino-acid sequence is MTTVKTLPARPSLRPRSHSAARLAGAAPYLLPALLVFVVFTYYPLARVIYLSFTDADMLSPTPNWVGTQNYRTMLASREFWSSLGITAVFALGVTALEVGLGMAPAFLMNAKTRMQGLLRGAVFTPVVVSIAATAVVWNYLLSPSSGPVNRTLEAAGLPGLGWLSDPETALASVILIAVWKGVGLPAVLFLAGLQAIPRELEEAAAIDGASRAQIARRVTVPLLGPTTVVVFFISLVGTFQSYGLVLLLTAGGPAGSTNLLGYYIYQNAFSFFQMGYASALSVALFVLLLVLGYLQLKVAERRVHYQ
- a CDS encoding transposase; protein product: MSLKIQPLVPIPEETARVAQLAFPKGTVATKLRDAFQQLYQDESFQTLYSRRGPPAFSPWRLALVTVLQFMENLSDRQAADAVRGRIDWK